The proteins below come from a single Panicum hallii strain FIL2 chromosome 7, PHallii_v3.1, whole genome shotgun sequence genomic window:
- the LOC112900976 gene encoding autophagy-related protein 8C-like, whose translation MANTSSFKLEHPLEKRQSEANRIREKYPDRIPVIVEKAERSDIPDIDKKKYLVPADLTVGQFVYVVRKRIKLSAEKAIFIFVKNTLPPTAALMSSIYEENKDEDGFLYMTYSGENTFGLL comes from the exons ATGGCCAATACCAGCTCGTTCAAGCTCGAGCACCCCCTCG AGAAGAGGCAATCTGAGGCTAACCGGATCAGAGAGAAGTATCCTGACAGAATTCCT GTGATTGTTGAGAAGGCTGAGAGAAGTGATATTCCTGATATCGACAAGAAAAA GTACCTCGTCCCTGCTGATCTTACGGTTGGACAGTTCGTCTACGTTGTTAGGAAGAGAATCAAGCTCAGTGCTGAGAAGGCTATCTTCATCTTTGTGAAGAACACTCTTCCACCAACAG CTGCTCTGATGTCCTCAATCTATGAAGAGAACAAGGACGAGGATGGGTTCCTCTATATGACTTACAGTGGCGAGAACACCTTCGGGCTGCTCTAG
- the LOC112898796 gene encoding polyphenol oxidase, chloroplastic-like: MESAATPPRGVAAPRTPPSLQTLRCSHRHLLIRTKGAANLRRLSCCRATDGRRVDRRDVLLGLGGAAAAAGLATSHGGGALAAPVQAPDLQSCHPPEDLPDTVPDVSCCLTYRPGAAVVDFEPPPAGSPLRVRPAAHLVGEEYLTKYERAVALMKELPDDDPRSFAQQWRVHCAYCNVAYDQVGFPDLGLQIHSCWLFYPWHRFYLYFHERILGKLIGDDTFALPFWNWDAPGGMTLPAIYADESSPLYDERRNPAHQPQFTLDLDYNGTDDSTITRDQQVDQNLRIMYRQMISGAKKKELFFGQPYRKGNQPDPGAGTIENTPHNTIHFWSGDTRQPNGEDMGNFYSAARDPVFFAHHANIDRMWHVWSGLRPGNTGFTDPDWLDASFLFYDEEARPVRVRVRDCLDAAALRYTYQDVGLPWLNARPSAEAGSPEPAADTLPATLSRTLRVAVARPGSRSRGEKEDEEEVLVVEGIEVADCSKFVKFDVFVNQSQSAAATTAAAECAGSVALTPHLSRSGKDKGAIKTAARFGICDLLDDIGADGDQTIVVSLVPRCAGGTVTVGGIRIEYVK; this comes from the exons ATGGAGAGCGCCGCCACGCCACCGCGAGGTGTCGCCGCACCTCGCACGCCGCCCAGCCTCCAGACGCTCCGGTgcagccaccgccacctcctcatCCGCACCAAGGGCGCGGCCAACCTACGGCGCCTCTCCTGCTGCAGGGCTACCGATGGACGCCGCGTCGACCGCCGCGACGTGCTCCTCGGCCtcggcggggccgcggcggctgCCGGCCTAGCGACgtcgcacggcggcggcgcgctcgcGGCGCCGGTCCAGGCGCCGGACCTCCAGAGCTGCCACCCGCCCGAGGACCTCCCCGACACGGTGCCCGACGTCAGCTGCTGCCTCACGTACCGCCCGGGCGCGGCGGTCGTCGACTTCGAGCCGCCGCCGGCAGGCTCGCCGCTCCGCGTGCGCCCGGCCGCGCACCTGGTGGGCGAGGAGTACCTGACCAAGTACGAGCGGGCCGTAGCGCTGATGAAGGAGCTGCCCGACGACGACCCGCGCAGCTTCGCGCAGCAGTGGCGCGTGCACTGCGCCTACTGCAACGTCGCGTACGACCAGGTCGGGTTCCCGGACCTGGGTCTCCAGATACACAGCTGCTGGCTCTTCTACCCGTGGCACAG GTTCTACCTCTACTTCCACGAGAGGATTCTCGGCAAGCTCATCGGCGACGACACGTTCGCGCTGCCGTTCTGGAACTGGGACGCGCCCGGCGGCATGACGCTGCCGGCGATCTACGCCGACGAGTCCTCGCCGCTGTACGACGAACGTCGCAACCCTGCTCACCAGCCACAGTTCACGCTGGACCTCGACTACAATGGGACCGACGACTCGACCATCACAAGAGATCAGCAGGTCGATCAGAACCTCAGGATCATGTACCGTCAG ATGATCTCCGGTGCCAAGAAGAAGGAACTCTTCTTCGGGCAGCCGTATCGCAAGGGCAACCAGCCTGACCCGGGCGCGGGCACCATCGAGAACACGCCGCACAACACGATACACTTCTGGAGCGGCGACACGAGGCAGCCGAACGGCGAGGACATGGGCAACTTCTACTCGGCGGCCCGCGACCCGGTGTTCTTCGCGCACCACGCCAACATCGACCGCATGTGGCACGTCTGGAGCGGCCTCAGGCCCGGCAACACCGGCTTCACCGACCCCGACTGGCTGGACGCCAGCTTCCTCTTCTACGACGAGGAGGCCCGCCCCGTCCGCGTCCGCGTCCGCGACTgcctcgacgccgccgcgcTGCGCTACACCTACCAGGACGTCGGCCTCCCGTGGCTGAACGCGAGGCCGTCCGCGGAGGCCGGGTCCCCGGAGCCCGCCGCAGACACGCTCCCAGCGACCCTGAGCCGGACCCTGAGGGTGGCCGTGGCGCGGCCCGGGTCGAGGAGCCGCGGGGAgaaggaggacgaggaggaggtgcTGGTCGTCGAGGGGATCGAGGTCGCCGACTGCTCCAAGTTCGTCAAGTTCGACGTGTTCGTGAACCAATCCCAGAGCGCGGCGGccaccacggcggcggcggagtgcgCCGGGAGCGTGGCGCTGACGCCGCACTTGAGCCGATCGGGGAAGGACAAGGGCGCCATAAAGACCGCGGCGaggttcggcatctgcgacctgCTGGACGACATCGGCGCCGACGGGGACCAGACGATTGTCGTGTCGCTCGTGCCGAGGTGCGCGGGGGGCACGGTCACCGTCGGCGGTATCAGGATCGAGTACGTGAAGTGA